Below is a window of Sulfitobacter sp. SK012 DNA.
GCGGTCAGAGACATTTCTGGCAGCTAAGGAATCCGGTGGATGTGCAACATACGCGGGCCGCATTGGCTATTCTGAGGTAAGCCAGATGGCTGGCCACGTGATCAAGACGCAAGAAGACCTTGATATCGCAGCAGCCATGCTGCCCATCGTTCAGGGCGCATAACAGCGCATGGCCCAACTTTCCTTTTGCCCAGACCCCGTGGCAGAGGCCACCAAACAGATCCATGAGGGTCTTTTGTTGGCCCTATCACAGAGTGCTGAGCGTGTTGGTTTGATGGTGTCTGGCGGGCGAACTCCGGCCAAAGTCCTGCCCATGGTTCTGAGTAAGAGCGGCATAGATTGGGACCGCATTGATATCGTAGCGAGCGACGAACGTTTGGTAGGCATTGATGACCCAGCCTCCACCGAGGGCATGATCCGCAGGATCTTTTCGGACGCGGGCTGCCCCTGTCACTATATAGGTTTTGGCGCCGACCCGGCACCTGAGGCAGCTCTTGAGAAATGGCGCGCAGGTGTCGCGGCTATGGCCTGGCCCCCCGCTGTGGCATTCGTCGGCATAGGTGATGACGCGCATACAGCATCATTGTTTCCCGGACGGCCAGAATCTGCAGATGTGAGTTTGCGCATGGCCGCCGTACCAGAAACAGTTCCCCATGCACATGCGCGCCTGACATTTGGCCCCGCTGCGCTGGCCGAGTGTGCCTCAGTGGTATTGGTGGTGGGAGATGCAGATAAACAGGCAGCTTTGGATTTAGCCGTGCAGCCTGAAACAACACCCAGCGACACACCCGTGCGCTGGGTATGCGACCTCCAACAAGCATTGATCTTATGCCAGAAAACCTAGCTCCGCGCGTCCTACACATCGGTCAACGCAAAACCGGAACCACTTGGCTGCAACAGACCGCCGAAGATGCAGCGCGCGCTGGTGTTCTGACCTACGAACACTGGGACCTAACCGCTGCCTTAAAAGGCGCGACATGGAAAACCATCACCGACGCGCAGCTGACGGATGCCTTTGCCACCTTGCCCTGTGACACGCCATTGCCATGCCTTGCGAGTTGCGAGGACCTTATGGTGCATGATTTTCCCCGGCTGGCTATGGCCCTTGGGCATGTTTGGCCAACGGCAAAAGTACTTGTTACAACCCGCAGTCCGCAAGGCTATCTGACCTCTTCGTTTAACAACGACAGCTTTACCAAAGGCCAGCCCGCCGCAGAATTCACCCGGCGTTTCAGTCTCCATCACATGCCACGGGTATTTGATCTAAACGGTGCCGCCACTGCGTTCGGGCCCCAGAAGACACATTTTTTGCCGTATGAATTGCTCCGCGCGGACCCTGCGACCTATCTGGATCAAATCAGCACGCTGTTGAATGTCGATCTTTCGCCTTACGCGCCTCAATCCGCACTTAACGTCTCGCCGCCGCCTACTTTCTTGATCCTTCAGCGCAAAATTAATGCGATGATCGAAACGCAGGCCCCAGAGATTCTTAAGACGCCAGAATGGGCGCAGTTCAAGCTGATGGCGAATTTCTCGGCAGGATCCGCGGATGGATTAGGTCAGTTCTTTGATCGCTTTTTTGCAGAAAATCCTGTTGCTGACAGCGATATGCCCCAGTTGCCCGATGATATCCTTGCGGTTCTTTCAAGCCAAATGACAGTCCTTCAAGATGCACCTCTTTACCACGATTTTCTGCCGCTCTATGGTCTGCCAGCCGCGACCGCCTCCTGATC
It encodes the following:
- a CDS encoding 6-phosphogluconolactonase produces the protein MAQLSFCPDPVAEATKQIHEGLLLALSQSAERVGLMVSGGRTPAKVLPMVLSKSGIDWDRIDIVASDERLVGIDDPASTEGMIRRIFSDAGCPCHYIGFGADPAPEAALEKWRAGVAAMAWPPAVAFVGIGDDAHTASLFPGRPESADVSLRMAAVPETVPHAHARLTFGPAALAECASVVLVVGDADKQAALDLAVQPETTPSDTPVRWVCDLQQALILCQKT